A single region of the Candidatus Kryptobacter tengchongensis genome encodes:
- a CDS encoding Phosphomannomutase, translated as MAKIKFGTDGWRGIIAQDFTFENLTKVAIATAKFYRKHKKIKNGLVIGYDTRFLSKEFAEHVATVIANFGIKVLLSDGYCPTPAVSLAIPKFNCAGGVVVTASHNPYKYNGYKLKGDFGGPEEIESIEKVEKEANKVSKSEFEKLRKSFEQLKEKGLIELVDLKKIYIDDLKTKIDLSAIKNSGLKIIHDAMYGAGQGILTQLVPSAVVIHNEFNPSFGNVNPEPIAKNLGELMKLVPEKGFDIGLATDGDADRIGAVDEKGNFVDPQRVFAILLKYFYEDKGLRGDVVKTVSVGLMVDKLAKKYGLKVYELPVGFKHVATLMVTKDIMIGGEESGGIGVKTHIPERDGLFLGLTICEMMVKRGKKLSEIVDEIFSEIGPHFYKRIDLHTTEEHKQKLLGKLKKGLREIAGYKVNNVLTIDGFKFFFDDGWLLVRASGTEPLLRFYCEADDPAKVDKVLDWIVNLK; from the coding sequence ATGGCTAAGATAAAATTTGGGACAGATGGATGGAGGGGCATAATTGCCCAGGACTTTACATTTGAAAATTTGACAAAAGTTGCGATTGCAACAGCGAAATTTTACAGGAAGCATAAAAAAATTAAAAATGGGCTTGTAATAGGTTATGACACAAGATTTCTTTCAAAAGAGTTTGCAGAGCATGTTGCAACTGTAATAGCAAATTTTGGGATAAAGGTATTATTGTCTGATGGATATTGTCCGACGCCTGCGGTTTCGCTTGCCATTCCCAAGTTCAATTGTGCCGGTGGGGTTGTGGTAACAGCAAGTCATAACCCCTACAAATATAACGGCTATAAGTTAAAAGGTGATTTTGGTGGACCAGAGGAGATTGAAAGCATTGAAAAAGTTGAGAAGGAAGCGAATAAAGTCTCCAAGTCTGAGTTTGAAAAATTGAGAAAATCTTTTGAGCAATTAAAGGAGAAAGGATTGATTGAACTTGTTGATTTAAAAAAGATTTATATTGATGATCTCAAAACAAAAATTGATTTAAGCGCCATAAAAAATTCCGGTTTGAAAATAATTCATGACGCAATGTATGGAGCTGGGCAGGGGATATTAACTCAGCTTGTACCTTCAGCTGTAGTAATACATAATGAATTTAATCCCTCGTTTGGTAATGTAAATCCGGAGCCAATTGCCAAAAATTTGGGTGAGCTGATGAAACTTGTCCCTGAGAAAGGTTTTGATATTGGACTTGCAACGGATGGAGACGCTGATAGAATTGGAGCTGTTGATGAAAAGGGGAACTTCGTTGACCCTCAAAGAGTATTTGCGATTTTGCTAAAATATTTTTACGAAGATAAAGGTTTAAGAGGTGATGTTGTTAAGACTGTTTCTGTTGGATTGATGGTTGATAAACTTGCGAAAAAGTATGGGTTGAAAGTTTATGAGCTTCCAGTTGGATTTAAGCATGTTGCAACACTTATGGTGACAAAGGATATAATGATCGGTGGGGAGGAAAGCGGTGGAATTGGGGTTAAAACACATATACCTGAAAGAGATGGATTGTTCCTCGGTTTAACAATATGTGAGATGATGGTTAAAAGAGGTAAAAAGTTATCTGAAATCGTTGATGAAATCTTTTCTGAAATTGGACCACACTTTTACAAGAGAATTGATTTGCATACGACAGAGGAACATAAGCAGAAATTACTCGGGAAGCTTAAAAAGGGATTAAGGGAGATTGCTGGTTATAAAGTTAACAATGTCTTGACAATTGATGGGTTTAAATTTTTCTTTGATGATGGTTGGCTTCTTGTGAGAGCGTCTGGCACTGAACCATTACTTAGATTTTACTGCGAGGCTGATGACCCTGCTAAGGTTGATAAGGTTCTTGATTGGATAGTTAATTTAAAGTAA
- a CDS encoding glutaryl-CoA dehydrogenase, producing MLVGTKFKGVDFYNTEDLLTEEEKMVRDTVREWVDEKVIPIIEKHYMEGTFPTHLIPEMAELGIFGATLPEKYGCANLNNVAYGLIMQELERGDSGIRSFASVQSALVMYPIYEFGSEDQKNYWLPKLAKGEKIGCFGLTEPDFGSNPGGLRTKAEYKNGGFVLNGTKMWITNGSIADVAVVWAKLDGVIRGFLVEKGTPGFEAPEMKGKHSLRASVTSELVFQDCWIPEENILPKAVGLKSALMCLTQARYGIAWGAVGAAMACYETALEYAKTRIQFDKPIASFQLVQEKLVYMLTEITKAQLLCIQLGRLKDQGKANYVQVSLAKRNNVYHALEIARLARDILGANGILNEYPVMRHMNNLESVKTYEGTHDIHTLIIGEYITGHSAFK from the coding sequence ATGCTGGTGGGAACAAAATTCAAGGGCGTTGATTTCTACAACACCGAGGATCTCCTCACAGAAGAAGAGAAAATGGTTCGGGATACCGTTAGGGAATGGGTTGATGAAAAGGTTATACCGATAATTGAAAAACATTATATGGAAGGGACTTTCCCAACGCACCTTATACCTGAGATGGCAGAACTCGGTATTTTTGGGGCGACGCTTCCGGAGAAATATGGATGTGCAAACCTTAACAATGTTGCCTACGGCTTAATCATGCAGGAGCTTGAACGTGGGGATAGCGGGATCAGGAGTTTTGCATCAGTTCAAAGCGCCCTCGTAATGTATCCAATTTACGAATTTGGAAGTGAAGACCAGAAAAATTATTGGCTTCCAAAACTTGCAAAAGGTGAAAAAATTGGATGTTTCGGTTTAACTGAACCCGATTTCGGGTCAAATCCTGGTGGATTGAGGACAAAGGCGGAGTACAAAAACGGTGGGTTTGTCCTCAACGGAACAAAAATGTGGATAACAAACGGTTCAATAGCTGATGTTGCAGTTGTATGGGCAAAACTTGATGGAGTTATAAGGGGTTTCCTTGTTGAGAAGGGAACGCCAGGCTTTGAAGCCCCTGAAATGAAAGGTAAACATTCACTCCGAGCCTCTGTAACAAGTGAGCTTGTATTCCAAGATTGCTGGATACCTGAAGAAAATATATTACCTAAAGCAGTAGGTTTAAAATCTGCCCTCATGTGTTTAACTCAAGCAAGATATGGAATTGCCTGGGGAGCTGTTGGAGCTGCTATGGCTTGCTATGAAACAGCACTTGAATATGCGAAAACAAGAATTCAATTTGACAAACCAATCGCGTCATTCCAACTTGTTCAAGAAAAACTTGTCTATATGCTCACGGAAATAACAAAAGCTCAACTCTTGTGCATCCAACTTGGTAGATTAAAAGATCAAGGAAAAGCAAATTATGTTCAGGTTTCACTTGCAAAAAGAAATAATGTTTATCACGCCCTTGAAATTGCGCGCCTCGCAAGAGATATCCTCGGAGCAAATGGAATACTAAATGAATATCCAGTTATGAGACATATGAACAATCTTGAATCAGTGAAAACTTACGAAGGAACACATGACATTCATACGCTTATAATTGGTGAATATATCACCGGTCATTCAGCATTTAAATAA
- a CDS encoding phosphohistidine phosphatase, SixA translates to MLLYLTRHADAEQKKPGMSDFERELTDIGRKNTEKMAIILKRMNLKFDLIVSSPLVRAVQTAKIFHDVMGVQSEIITTNELIPGSDFKSLLNILFSFGVGNLLAVGHEPHLGEFLSWLVGLPKPVEFKKNSIACIEILMPVEAGGNLKWLIHPDMFSWFETI, encoded by the coding sequence TTGCTCCTTTACCTTACGCGACACGCAGATGCTGAACAAAAGAAGCCAGGGATGAGCGATTTTGAAAGGGAATTAACTGATATCGGGCGGAAAAATACGGAAAAAATGGCAATTATTTTAAAAAGGATGAATTTAAAATTTGATCTGATTGTTTCAAGCCCACTTGTCAGAGCTGTTCAAACAGCAAAGATATTTCACGATGTAATGGGTGTTCAATCTGAAATTATAACAACAAACGAGCTCATCCCTGGTTCAGACTTTAAATCCTTGTTGAACATATTGTTTTCATTTGGAGTGGGGAATCTTTTAGCGGTTGGGCATGAACCGCATCTCGGTGAGTTTTTATCTTGGCTTGTAGGACTCCCAAAGCCAGTTGAATTTAAAAAGAACAGCATCGCATGCATTGAAATTTTAATGCCTGTTGAAGCAGGAGGGAATTTAAAGTGGTTGATTCATCCTGATATGTTTTCATGGTTTGAAACAATTTGA
- a CDS encoding cytochrome b6-f complex iron-sulfur subunit produces the protein MTDDKLSRRQFVQLTGSFLIASIGASTLLALFQGCGKEESNPTQPPTSGASFTIKLSEHPELAQVGGFKTFTINSIPIIVFRTGETTFKALSMICTHQGCTVSWVNSSQQFQCPCHGSKFDKDGKVIQGPATQNLKSYNTEYKSSTNEVIIYL, from the coding sequence ATGACAGACGATAAATTATCAAGGCGTCAATTCGTTCAGCTTACGGGCTCATTTCTTATAGCGTCAATAGGAGCATCAACGCTCTTGGCTCTGTTTCAGGGATGTGGGAAAGAAGAATCAAACCCCACGCAACCACCAACATCTGGGGCAAGCTTTACTATAAAATTAAGCGAACATCCTGAGCTTGCACAGGTGGGCGGGTTTAAAACATTTACTATAAATTCAATTCCAATCATTGTATTTAGAACAGGGGAAACAACATTTAAAGCGCTTTCTATGATATGCACTCATCAAGGTTGCACAGTTAGCTGGGTAAATTCATCGCAACAATTTCAATGCCCATGTCATGGTTCAAAATTTGATAAAGATGGAAAAGTAATCCAAGGACCAGCAACACAAAATTTGAAGTCTTATAACACCGAATATAAAAGTAGCACGAATGAAGTGATTATATACCTGTAA
- a CDS encoding Dipeptidyl aminopeptidase/acylaminoacyl peptidase has protein sequence MIRKFFNAFVFTILPLFILLAQTYTIEQYLNIRSASNPTISPDGKFIAYLTDVTGTNQVWKKGLTSGCPEQLTFFDERVQFISWNPKDKYWILFGKDVGGNEHTQLFLLKSDGSEIRRLTYKDDVIYNFGAWSNDGVMFAFTSNERNRAFFDVYSMNIKTGQTKLVWQNDGNNSVVAWSPDNRYIVVSQNRSSFDNDLYVIEYETGKVYNITPHSQPARYFGVKFSKDGKRIYLLSDEGKEFVGIAYIELPNGKLNYIFNTNWDVETFEISKDGKYLVFVLNVDGYSEVYSLNIATKRTKKLNFPAGGIVGSLRFTPDGSKIIFTYQSPVKNQDIYYYDVKSNTCVQITQSSTAGIPQSSFVEPKLVRFKSFDGLEIPGYLYLPKNAKKDSSLAVIVSIHGGPEAQELPRFSALYQYFVNNGYVIYAPNIRGSTGYGKTYASLDNTTKRKDAIKDVAMIPEFLKSTGYINPKKIIVYGGSYGGYMTLAAVTFYPELWAAGVDLVGISNFLTFLKNTGAWRQRHRMAEYGDPEKDAEFLKEISPFYHVDRIKAPLMIIQGANDPRVPKSESDQIVESLKARGAIVEYLVFDDEGHGISKLKNRIKAYKAIVEFLDKNVKNK, from the coding sequence ATGATAAGGAAATTTTTTAACGCATTTGTCTTTACAATTTTACCTCTTTTTATTTTACTTGCTCAAACCTATACAATTGAGCAATACCTTAACATACGGAGTGCATCAAACCCGACTATCTCACCAGATGGTAAATTTATAGCTTATCTTACTGATGTAACTGGGACAAATCAAGTGTGGAAAAAGGGGTTGACATCTGGTTGTCCTGAACAATTGACCTTCTTTGATGAAAGGGTTCAATTCATTTCATGGAATCCCAAGGATAAATACTGGATACTTTTTGGAAAGGATGTTGGTGGAAATGAGCACACCCAACTTTTTCTTTTGAAGTCAGATGGGAGCGAGATAAGAAGATTGACCTACAAAGATGATGTCATTTATAACTTTGGGGCATGGTCAAACGATGGAGTTATGTTCGCTTTTACATCAAACGAAAGAAACAGAGCATTTTTTGATGTTTATTCAATGAACATTAAAACAGGACAAACAAAACTTGTCTGGCAAAATGATGGAAATAACTCTGTAGTCGCTTGGTCCCCGGATAACAGGTATATTGTCGTATCTCAAAACAGAAGCAGTTTTGATAACGATCTTTACGTTATTGAATATGAAACAGGTAAAGTTTATAACATAACTCCACATTCACAGCCAGCAAGATATTTTGGCGTTAAATTCTCAAAGGATGGGAAAAGAATTTATCTCCTCTCGGATGAAGGTAAAGAATTTGTTGGGATTGCCTACATTGAACTTCCTAATGGTAAGCTAAATTATATTTTCAACACCAACTGGGATGTTGAAACATTTGAGATCTCAAAAGATGGGAAATATCTTGTTTTTGTTCTCAATGTTGACGGGTATAGCGAAGTTTATTCCCTGAACATCGCCACTAAGAGGACTAAAAAATTGAATTTTCCAGCAGGCGGAATTGTTGGATCTCTTAGATTTACACCTGATGGGAGTAAAATTATTTTCACATATCAAAGCCCTGTTAAAAATCAGGATATTTATTACTATGATGTGAAGTCAAATACTTGTGTTCAGATTACGCAAAGTTCAACTGCAGGAATACCGCAAAGCTCGTTTGTTGAACCCAAGCTTGTTCGTTTTAAATCATTTGACGGGCTGGAGATACCAGGTTATCTCTATCTTCCAAAGAATGCTAAAAAAGATAGTTCATTAGCTGTAATTGTTTCAATTCATGGTGGTCCCGAAGCACAGGAATTGCCAAGATTTTCAGCCCTTTATCAGTATTTTGTTAATAACGGCTATGTGATTTATGCTCCAAACATTCGGGGAAGCACGGGATATGGGAAAACTTACGCATCGCTTGACAATACGACGAAGCGTAAAGATGCGATCAAAGATGTTGCCATGATTCCTGAATTTCTTAAATCAACTGGCTACATCAACCCAAAGAAAATCATTGTTTACGGTGGAAGTTATGGCGGTTATATGACGCTTGCAGCTGTTACATTTTATCCTGAATTATGGGCAGCTGGCGTAGATCTCGTTGGAATTTCAAACTTTTTGACATTTTTAAAAAACACAGGTGCATGGCGCCAAAGGCATAGAATGGCTGAGTATGGCGACCCCGAAAAGGATGCAGAGTTCCTTAAAGAAATTTCACCATTTTATCATGTTGATAGAATTAAAGCACCTCTTATGATAATTCAAGGCGCAAATGATCCTCGCGTCCCGAAATCGGAATCAGATCAAATTGTTGAGTCATTAAAAGCGCGTGGCGCCATCGTTGAATATCTTGTTTTTGATGATGAAGGGCATGGTATTTCAAAACTTAAAAATAGAATAAAAGCTTACAAAGCTATCGTTGAGTTTCTTGATAAGAATGTGAAAAATAAATAA
- a CDS encoding membrane protein DedA, SNARE-associated domain, whose translation MTSYLTIYIWISLGIVFQGEVALLGAGHLIYAGSVNFWIVILIATFLSFINGEIIFILSKTGLKLIPIPYEKIFKAGKLVEQYKTSLLLFSRFIYGVRNIIPAAFGLTDIKHAEFSILNFAGAFIWAVTFTTVGLFSGGLLSNFIDVKRYQMLILGIFLGIAFTSMMFKIIKSQKQK comes from the coding sequence ATGACATCATACTTAACTATCTACATTTGGATATCGCTTGGAATAGTGTTTCAAGGAGAAGTTGCGTTACTTGGAGCTGGACATTTAATTTATGCTGGCAGTGTTAATTTTTGGATAGTTATTTTAATCGCGACTTTTCTCTCCTTTATCAACGGTGAGATTATTTTTATTTTATCAAAAACGGGATTAAAACTTATACCAATCCCATATGAAAAAATTTTTAAAGCTGGGAAATTAGTTGAACAATATAAAACATCGCTCTTGCTCTTTTCAAGGTTTATTTATGGGGTGAGAAATATCATACCCGCAGCGTTTGGACTCACAGATATAAAACACGCTGAATTTTCAATTCTGAATTTTGCTGGCGCATTCATCTGGGCAGTGACATTTACAACCGTAGGACTTTTCTCTGGAGGGCTTCTCTCAAATTTTATTGATGTAAAAAGATATCAAATGCTAATTCTCGGGATTTTTTTAGGAATCGCTTTCACAAGCATGATGTTTAAAATTATAAAATCACAAAAACAAAAATGA
- a CDS encoding metal dependent phosphohydrolase: MPTYEDALNLLFEFTESENLRKHAFAVESAMRAYARKFGEDEEKWAIVGLLHDFDYEKFPTPDQHPWVGSKILEERGYPEDIRRAILGHADYTGVPRDTLMAKVLYACDELCGFITAVALVRPNKKIEEVTVESVKKKLKDKAFARSVNRNDIYKGAEELGIPLDEHIQFVIEAMKSIADKLGL, translated from the coding sequence GCCAACTTATGAAGATGCTCTTAACCTTCTATTTGAATTCACAGAAAGTGAAAATTTGCGAAAACACGCCTTTGCGGTTGAATCAGCAATGAGAGCTTATGCCAGAAAGTTCGGAGAAGATGAGGAAAAATGGGCAATCGTCGGTCTTCTGCACGATTTTGATTATGAAAAATTTCCAACACCAGATCAACATCCGTGGGTCGGTTCAAAAATACTTGAAGAAAGAGGATACCCAGAAGATATACGCAGGGCAATTTTAGGTCACGCTGATTATACGGGTGTCCCAAGAGATACACTCATGGCAAAAGTTCTTTATGCATGCGATGAACTCTGCGGTTTCATCACAGCCGTTGCCCTCGTCAGACCAAATAAAAAAATTGAAGAAGTAACCGTTGAATCCGTAAAGAAAAAACTTAAAGATAAAGCATTTGCAAGGTCTGTAAATAGAAATGATATTTACAAAGGTGCCGAAGAACTCGGGATCCCACTTGATGAACATATCCAATTTGTAATTGAAGCAATGAAATCAATAGCGGATAAACTTGGTCTATGA
- a CDS encoding PAS domain S-box-containing protein, with product MSLKIKFVLFSLFTFVVLIILSNASKFGVKIEPFLLFTLLFFVLGAGYIFIWRILNPLEKYKIAIDRVLKDQYIDLEYKGRDEIGELGKKLDNLISKLKRRDLENFIISRINRILLSNIKIENTAEEILKILKDALGYQRFAIYFADKENQKFHLLRSIGFEEKYHRYEIPFGGKGLINHAYMFRSPIYSPDVLNDERYLRGHPNTRSEFDIPLALGDEVIGILSVESDKVDGIKHEDREFLSRIAIQIATAFRNSELYNQAMKRLRELNVLNKVSQMIGFKVDIESILRSVLNLMKENYNTDKIAIFLKEREGKGNALTCAVSIGLSEEHIKIASEYMPWHNEEYVFPVVIEDVESANSLFEFKNVLVRDEIKSFAFFPIVHRGKFIGRLDVYFNSKRGLGEEEIKLGVNICGSLSSAIENARLFELYKSSEKFIRTVLENAPVGILRIDAKGHVLYLNLEMRRILDLAEADVQKIIGEKLEKFLNLDSIDLEFFKKTLGRGESVKELLIPFRSNKGKEISLVVDIQPVFSSDGTIDGYIIIVRDITEEEKLQYEKLKLSKVIENLSEAVMITDINGNIQYVNPAFEKMTGYKIHEVLGKNPRILKSWKHDHNFYKNMWETILSGKIWEGELINKKKNGDFYYEYMTISPLFDSQGNITNFVAIKRDITEQKLFEAQMLQFQKLESIGSISSGIAHDFNNVLTSIQAGVNVLKRRLTEVDQEIIKVLEIIKQSAERGADITRRLLNFVRREIGKFSAVDVNDLIQEIKTLITHSFPENIKIETFVDENVKFINVDYGQMVQAIMNLCINARDAMPNGGTLRISVSNVKGEVLKNKFANVKSEEYVVISVSDTGMGIPEEIRDKIFEPFFTTKPPEKGTGLGLPIVLKIIKNHDGFITYETEVEKGTTFYIYLPAVEKKVKKVEEIKVREITPATILIVEDDESLRYLLKEYLESRGYKVFATDDGYDAIEIYKMNIEKIDLVLIDIGLPTIDGITTFRKIRQINPNACVVLTSGYFLPESDPATLMAEEGLNGFIQKPYDIDKIEFLIERFIRGK from the coding sequence ATGAGTTTAAAAATAAAATTTGTACTGTTTTCGCTTTTTACATTTGTTGTTTTAATTATCCTTTCAAATGCTTCTAAATTTGGCGTAAAAATTGAACCCTTCCTCCTTTTTACGCTTCTTTTCTTTGTGCTCGGGGCTGGATATATATTTATCTGGAGAATCCTTAATCCACTTGAAAAATATAAAATTGCAATTGATCGTGTATTGAAAGACCAGTATATTGACTTGGAATATAAAGGTAGGGATGAGATAGGTGAACTTGGTAAAAAACTTGATAACCTTATAAGCAAACTTAAAAGACGAGACCTTGAGAATTTTATCATATCAAGAATCAACCGCATCTTGCTTTCAAATATCAAAATTGAAAATACCGCTGAAGAGATATTAAAAATTTTAAAAGATGCACTTGGGTATCAGCGTTTTGCAATTTATTTTGCTGATAAGGAAAATCAGAAGTTCCATCTGCTTCGGTCAATCGGATTTGAAGAGAAATATCACAGGTATGAAATTCCCTTCGGCGGAAAGGGGCTTATAAACCACGCGTATATGTTTCGCAGTCCAATTTATTCCCCCGATGTTTTAAACGATGAAAGATATCTCAGAGGACATCCAAATACACGATCTGAATTTGATATCCCGCTTGCACTTGGCGATGAAGTTATTGGAATTTTAAGTGTTGAAAGTGATAAAGTTGATGGAATTAAACACGAGGATAGGGAATTCTTGAGTCGTATCGCAATTCAAATTGCAACCGCTTTTAGAAATTCGGAGTTGTATAACCAAGCGATGAAAAGATTACGGGAGTTGAATGTTTTAAATAAAGTTTCGCAAATGATCGGGTTTAAAGTTGATATAGAGAGCATTTTGAGATCTGTGTTGAACTTGATGAAAGAAAATTATAACACAGATAAAATTGCAATTTTCCTAAAGGAAAGGGAAGGCAAAGGTAACGCATTAACTTGTGCTGTTTCAATTGGTTTGTCTGAAGAACATATTAAAATTGCCTCCGAATACATGCCATGGCACAATGAAGAATATGTTTTCCCAGTTGTAATTGAAGATGTTGAAAGCGCGAATTCACTTTTTGAATTTAAAAATGTGTTAGTTCGTGATGAGATCAAATCCTTTGCATTTTTTCCAATCGTGCACAGGGGAAAGTTCATTGGACGACTTGATGTGTATTTTAATTCAAAACGAGGGCTTGGAGAAGAAGAAATTAAACTTGGGGTCAATATATGTGGAAGCCTTTCAAGTGCCATTGAAAATGCGAGATTGTTTGAACTTTATAAAAGTTCGGAAAAATTTATAAGAACAGTTCTTGAAAATGCACCTGTTGGAATTTTAAGAATTGATGCTAAAGGACATGTTCTTTATCTTAACTTGGAGATGAGGCGAATACTTGATCTTGCTGAAGCAGATGTTCAAAAAATAATCGGGGAGAAATTAGAGAAATTTTTAAATCTTGATAGTATAGATCTTGAATTTTTTAAAAAGACTCTTGGTAGAGGGGAAAGCGTAAAAGAATTGTTAATTCCGTTTCGTTCAAATAAAGGAAAAGAAATTTCGCTTGTTGTTGATATCCAGCCAGTTTTTTCATCTGACGGCACAATAGATGGATATATAATCATAGTAAGGGATATAACCGAGGAAGAAAAACTTCAATATGAGAAATTAAAGTTGAGCAAGGTGATTGAAAATTTATCTGAAGCGGTGATGATAACTGATATAAATGGGAACATCCAGTATGTTAATCCTGCTTTTGAGAAAATGACAGGCTATAAAATTCACGAGGTTCTTGGAAAGAACCCAAGGATATTGAAAAGTTGGAAACATGACCACAATTTTTATAAAAATATGTGGGAAACAATTTTAAGCGGGAAGATTTGGGAAGGTGAATTGATTAACAAAAAGAAAAACGGTGATTTTTATTATGAGTACATGACAATTTCTCCATTGTTTGATAGCCAAGGCAACATAACGAATTTTGTTGCTATAAAGCGTGATATAACTGAACAAAAACTTTTTGAAGCGCAGATGCTTCAATTCCAAAAACTTGAATCAATTGGTTCTATCTCAAGCGGAATTGCGCATGATTTTAATAATGTTCTTACATCAATACAAGCGGGAGTTAATGTTTTAAAAAGGAGGCTAACTGAAGTAGATCAGGAAATAATTAAAGTGCTTGAAATTATCAAGCAAAGTGCTGAAAGAGGTGCTGATATAACAAGACGACTTCTCAATTTTGTTAGAAGGGAAATTGGGAAATTCTCGGCTGTGGATGTTAATGATTTAATTCAGGAAATCAAAACGCTTATCACTCACAGTTTCCCAGAAAATATAAAAATTGAGACATTTGTTGATGAGAATGTAAAATTTATAAATGTTGATTACGGGCAGATGGTGCAGGCGATAATGAATTTATGTATAAATGCAAGAGATGCTATGCCAAATGGAGGAACTTTGAGGATAAGTGTTAGCAATGTTAAGGGAGAAGTTTTGAAAAACAAGTTTGCAAATGTGAAATCTGAAGAATATGTCGTTATTTCGGTTTCTGATACAGGGATGGGGATTCCAGAGGAGATCAGAGATAAAATTTTTGAGCCTTTTTTCACAACAAAACCACCTGAAAAAGGCACAGGGCTTGGGCTTCCAATAGTCTTGAAGATTATAAAAAACCATGATGGCTTCATCACTTATGAAACAGAGGTTGAGAAGGGAACAACTTTTTATATTTATCTACCAGCGGTTGAAAAGAAAGTTAAAAAAGTTGAAGAGATTAAGGTTAGGGAAATTACGCCAGCTACAATTCTGATAGTTGAAGATGATGAAAGTTTGCGATACCTTTTGAAAGAATATCTTGAATCAAGGGGTTATAAAGTATTTGCAACCGATGATGGTTATGATGCAATTGAGATTTACAAAATGAACATTGAAAAAATTGATCTCGTTTTGATAGACATTGGTTTGCCAACGATTGATGGAATTACAACTTTTAGAAAGATAAGGCAGATAAACCCAAATGCTTGTGTTGTTTTAACAAGTGGATATTTTCTACCTGAATCAGATCCAGCAACTTTGATGGCGGAAGAAGGTTTGAACGGTTTCATTCAAAAGCCGTATGATATAGATAAAATAGAGTTTTTGATTGAGCGATTTATTCGGGGAAAATAA
- a CDS encoding formiminoglutamase, protein MFREIFELLTPPDYSLFFSRGDSNDPRMGDLVLKDRENFSNVDVAIIGVPQDEGVKRNMGRTGASKAPDQVRKYFYRLTPFNFKFKNQITKLRIFDLGNLRVDGSLEQIHERLAFVVGELVKAGILPIVIGGGHDIAFPDYCGFAGNFGKGKRAVINIDTHLDVRELQPRNSGTPFRQILESEFKPDKMFEIGIQNYANSIYHFEYALKNGVKIFTLDEIREKGIDLVLDILKNELLGHVVHLSFDMDSVRNADAPGVSATYPDGLKAEEVLKIALFCGLNLNVKVVDIAEVNPEFDVDGKTSRLASLFILNFLTGKANSEG, encoded by the coding sequence ATGTTCAGAGAGATTTTTGAGCTTTTAACACCACCTGATTATTCTCTATTTTTCTCTCGTGGTGATAGTAATGACCCGAGGATGGGAGATTTAGTTTTGAAGGATAGAGAAAATTTTAGCAATGTTGATGTCGCTATTATCGGGGTTCCGCAGGATGAAGGTGTTAAACGAAACATGGGAAGAACAGGGGCAAGTAAAGCGCCGGATCAAGTGAGGAAATATTTTTATCGCTTGACCCCATTTAATTTTAAATTTAAAAATCAAATCACCAAACTGAGAATCTTTGACCTTGGAAATTTAAGAGTTGACGGGAGCCTTGAGCAAATTCACGAAAGACTTGCTTTTGTTGTTGGAGAACTTGTTAAGGCTGGAATCCTTCCAATAGTTATCGGTGGTGGGCATGATATCGCCTTTCCAGATTATTGTGGCTTTGCTGGTAATTTTGGAAAAGGGAAAAGAGCGGTGATCAATATTGATACCCATCTTGATGTCCGAGAATTGCAACCACGAAACAGCGGAACCCCGTTTAGGCAAATCCTTGAATCTGAATTTAAGCCTGATAAAATGTTTGAAATTGGAATTCAAAATTATGCCAATTCAATTTATCACTTTGAATATGCTTTAAAAAATGGCGTGAAAATTTTTACGCTTGATGAAATTAGGGAAAAGGGAATAGACTTAGTTTTAGATATTCTCAAAAATGAATTGCTGGGTCATGTTGTTCATTTAAGTTTTGACATGGATTCCGTTAGAAATGCAGATGCCCCAGGGGTAAGCGCAACATATCCAGATGGTCTGAAAGCTGAAGAAGTTTTAAAAATTGCGTTATTCTGTGGTTTAAATTTAAATGTAAAAGTTGTTGACATAGCGGAGGTGAACCCTGAATTTGATGTTGATGGTAAAACATCACGCCTTGCCTCTTTATTTATCTTGAATTTTTTAACGGGTAAAGCAAATTCAGAAGGTTGA